The following are encoded in a window of Penicillium oxalicum strain HP7-1 chromosome II, whole genome shotgun sequence genomic DNA:
- a CDS encoding Peptidyl-prolyl cis-trans isomerase cyp15, with product MASSDETHAQPTNKRPHAEVDAADDGDDSSSDDDFGPALPSEVAPKKKRRKLPFEKVYIKALPASSRYSKSLMHKDQLSFVTVTPFTDFVITSSVDGVVKFWKKMADGIEFVKEFRAHPGEIRSVNVSADGRSFATAGTDKTVKIFDVITFDLLAMYTLDFVPRCVCWVHRRGASLPLLAVTDESSNTFKIFDGRGENPQPLHTVTSVHRSPIVSMAFNNTFDCVISGDESGMIEYWRAGDGSFEKPDNVFELKSSTNLFAFKKAKSVATAITISPSGEHFATVSFPDRQIRVFEFATGKLYRTYDESITTIMEMQQAGTAPYQLEEVEFGRRIAVERELEGEATRSKVNVSFDESGHFLLYGSLYGIKCINTYTNRVVRVYGREEPFRALHLALYQGQPQRKGVVTVSMAASSNPLLQEAEERDAILVSTGFAKVRFYLFTNETEISKSSRDVQNEKPTQVAGASDTGATKPQETGTAAVLHTTMGDIHLRLYPTAAPRTVENFVTHARQGYYNNTIFHRVIRKFMIQGGDPQGDGTGGESIWGGEFADEFSTLKHDKPYTLSMANAGPNTNGSQFFITTEKTPWLDNKHTVFGRAVAGLDVVHKIENVKTYKEKPEVDIKIVSISIS from the exons ATGGCCAGCTCAGATGAAACCCACGCTCAACCAACGAATAAGCGTCCTCACGCAGAGGTGGACGCAGCCGACGATG GCGATGACTCCTCTTCTGACGATGACTTCGGTCCCGCGTTGCCATCCGAGGTAGCACCTAAGAAGAAGAGGCGCAAGCTGCCCTTTGAAAAGGTGTACATCAAGGCACTCCCCGCCTCGTCGCGCTACTCGAAATCCCTCATGCATAAGGACCAATTGTCCTTCGTGACCGTGACACCATTCACGGACTTTGTGATCACAAGCTCTGTTGATGGAGTGGTCAAGTTCTGGAAGAAAATGGCGGATGGGATCGAATTTGTTAAAGAGTTCCGAGCGCACCCAGGTGAAATCCGAAGCGTCAATGTCAGTGCCGACGGACGGAGCTTTGCGACAGCGGGTACGGATAAGACGGTCAAGATCTTTGATGTGATTACTTTTG ATTTATTGGCCATGTACACACTCGACTTCGTACCCCGATGTGTCTGCTGGGTGCACCGACGAGGCGCCTCTTTGCCGCTCCTCGCAGTAACAGATGAGTCAAGCAATACCTTTAAGATCTTTGATGGGCGTGGTGAAAACCCTCAGCCCCTGCACACGGTCACCTCGGTCCATCGCTCACCAATCGTCTCCATGGCGTTCAACAATACATTTGATTGTGTCATTTCGGGCGACGAGTCCGGAATGATAGAATACTGGCGCGCAGGTGATGGATCTTTTGAGAAACCCGACAATGTCTTCGAGCTCAAGTCATCGACCAACCTCTTCGCCTTCAAGAAGGCCAAATCCGTCGCCACTGCAATCACCATCTCACCTTCCGGGGAGCATTTCGCGACCGTTTCCTTTCCCGATCGTCAAATTCGGGTTTTCGAATTCGCGACGGGTAAGCTGTATCGGACCTATGACGAGTCGATCACTACCATCATGGAGATGCAGCAAGCAGGTACTGCCCCATACCAGCTGGAGGAGGTCGAGTTTGGACGACGAATCGCGGTCGAAAGGGAACTGGAAGGCGAAGCGACCCGAAGTAAGGTCAACGTTTCCTTTGACGAATCAGGCCACTTCTTGCTCTACGGATCTCTGTATGGCATCAAATGCATCAATACCTATACCAACCGTGTGGTACGAGTCTACGGCCGAGAGGAGCCGTTTCGAGCCCTGCACTTGGCGTTGTACCAGGGCCAACCTCAGCGAAAGGGCGTGGTGACTGTGTCCATGGCCGCGAGTAGCAACCCCCTCCTGCAGGAAGCTGAGGAGCGTGATGCCATTCTCGTCAGCACGGGCTTCGCCAAGGTGCGCTTCTATCTGTTCACAAATGAAACGGAAATCTCCAAGAGCAGCCGTGATGTGCAAAACGAGAAACCTACTCAGGTGGCGGGCGCGTCAGACACCGGCGCCACCAAACCCCAAGAGACGGGGACGGCGGCGGTGCTCCACACCACCATGGGTGACATTCACCTACGCTTGTATCCCACGGCAGCGCCACGGACCGTGGAAAACTTTGTCACCCATGCCCGTCAAGGTTACTACAACAACACCATCTTCCATCGGGTGATTCGCAAATTCATGATCCAGGGCGGTGATCCTCAAGGAGACGGTACAGGCGGTGAATCCATCTGGGGTGGAGAATTCGCGGATGAATTTTCGACGTTGAAGCATGACAAACCCTACACGCTATCCATGGCCAATGCCGGTCCCAACACCAATGGTAGTCAATTCTTCATTACGACGGAAAAGACGCCCTGGCTGGACAACAAGCACACCGTGTTTGGCCGTGCCGTGGCCGGCTTGGACGTGGTTCATAAGATCGAAAATGTGAAGACGTATAAGGAAAAGCCCGAGGTGGATATCAAGATTGTCAGTATCAGCATCTCCTGA
- a CDS encoding putative T-complex protein 1 subunit beta: protein MASFANPTQIFADDVTEEKGENARLSAFVGAIAVGDLVKSTLGPKGMDKILQSASTGEILVTNDGATILKSIALDNAAAKVLVNISKVQDDEVGDGTTSVTVLAAELLREAEKLVASKIHPQTIIDGYRIASRAALSALEKTAVDRSKDPEAFRKDLHAIARTTLSSKVLAQDRDHFARLACEAVLRLKGSTDLSHIQIIKKAGGKLNDSYLDEGFILDKKIGVNQPKRLENAKILVANTAMDTDKVKIFGARVKVESTGKLADLEKAEREKMRAKVERIKSHGINCFVNRQLIYNWPEQLFTEAGIMSIEHADFDGIERLALVTGGEIASTFDHPDQVQLGSCDLIEEVIIGEDTLIKFSGVAAGQACTIVLRGATEQLLDEAERSLHDALAVLSQTVKDPRVTLGGGCAEMVMSKAVEQAAQNTTGKKQLAVDSFAHALKQLPTILADNAGLDSSDLVTRLRQAINNGMTSSGLDLLTPGGGIADMRELGVVEAYKLKKAVVSSASEAAELLLRVDNIIRAAPRRRDRM, encoded by the exons ATG GCGTCTTTTGCCAATCCCACACAGATCTTTGCCGACGATGTCACTGAGGAGAAGGGTGAAAATGCCCGTCTCTCGGCCTTTGTCGGTGCTATCGCTGTCGGTGATCTTGTGAAGAGCACTTTGGGTCCCAAGGGAATGGACAAGATTCTGCAGTCCGC GTCTACCGGCGAAATCCTCGTAACGAACGACGGTGCTACTATTCTGAAGTCGATTGCTTTGGACAATGCTGCGGCAAAGGTGCTGGTCAATATCTCCAAGGTTCAGGACGACGAGGTCGGCGATGGTACTACCTCTGTTACCGTTCTGGCTGCTGAGCTCCTCCGCGAGGCTGAGAAGCTGGTGGCCTCAAAGATTCACCCACAGACCATCATCGATGGTTACCGGATAGCCAGCCGTGCCGCTCTCTCCGCTCTCGAGAAGACCGCCGTCGATCGCAGCAAGGACCCGGAGGCCTTCCGCAAGGATTTGCACGCCATTGCTCGTACGACTCTCAGTTCCAAGGTCCTGGCGCAAGACCGGGACCACTTCGCTCGTCTCGCCTGTGAGGCTGTTCTGCGCTTGAAGGGTTCTACCGATCTCAGTCACATCCAGATTATCAAGAAGGCCGGTGGCAAGCTGAACGACTCATACCTGGACGAGGGATTCATTCTCGATAAGAAGATTGGTGTCAACCAGCCCAAGCGCCTGGAGAATGCCAAGATTCTCGTTGCCAATACCGCGATGGACACAGACAAGGTCAAGATCTTCGGTGCTCGGGTCAAGGTCGAGTCCACGGGCAAGTTGGCCGATCTGGAGAAGGCGGAGCGGGAGAAGATGCGCGCCAAGGTCGAGCGTATCAAGTCTCACGGCATCAACTGCTTTGTGAACCGACAGTTGATTTACAACTGGCCGGAGCAGCTCTTCACCGAGGCCGGCATCATGTCCATTGAACACGCCGACTTTGACGGTATTGAGCGCCTCGCTCTCGTCACTGGTGGCGAGATCGCCTCGACCTTTGACCACCCCGACCAGGTTCAGCTGGGTTCTTGTGATTTGATTGAGGAGGTGATCATTGGCGAAGATACACTGATCAAATTCTCCGGCGTTGCGGCTGGCCAAGCCTGTACCATTGTGCTGCGTGGTGCTACCGAACAACTTCTCGACGAAGCTGAGCGGTCACTGCATGACGCCCTCGCGGTTCTCTCGCAGACCGTCAAGGACCCCCGCGTCACTCTTGGTGGAGGTTGTGCGGAAATGGTAATGTCCAAGGCGGTGGAGCAGGCCGCTCAGAACACCACCGGTAAGAAGCAACTGGCCGTCGACTCTTTCGCACACGCTCTCAAGCAGCTGCCCACAATTCTGGCCGACAATGCGGGTCTAGACTCCAGTGACTTGGTCACTCGTCTTCGTCAGGCTATCAACAACGGCATGACTAGCTCAGGTTTGGATCTGTTGACGCCCGGTGGGGGTATTGCCGACATGCGTGAGCTTGGTGTTGTTGAGGCATATAAGTTGAAGAAGGCTGTGGTTTCATCGGCTTCCGAGGCCGCCGAG CTCCTTCTGCGGGTGGACAACATTATTCGTGCCGCTCCCCGCCGCCGGGACCGGATGTAA